From Deltaproteobacteria bacterium:
GCAGCCGGTCGGCGTCGCGCCGGAACTCAAGGTCCTCCATCGCGAGCTGATGGAACGCGAGCATGTCCGGTGGGAGGGACACTCCAACTACCACAAGGAAGGCTGCCCCGCGGGGATTGAGAAGCTCTACATCAGCCCCTACGGCGAGGTGATGCCCTGCCCGTTCATCCACGTGACCTTCGGCAATGTGCTTCAGCGCCCGGTGAATGACATCTGGAACGAGATGACGGGCACCGAACCTTTCCACGAGGTCCAGGAGGGCTGTCCCGTCGCCGAGAATCCGACGTTTTTCGTTCAATACCTTTCGCCGCTCAAGACGGCGGAGATTCACCCCGTGTCGATCGAGCAGATCAGCACATCCCCGGCGCTTTGCGCCGATGGTGTGACGGAGACCGTGAGCGCATGAGCGGCATGGCCGAAACGGCGGGCGGACTGCACGACACGTGGCGGGCGAAGAACCTTCGCTACGCGTGGCGCTTTCGCAACCTGATCCCGAAGATGGCGCGTAACACGCTGCGAGCCCGTCGCGGCGAGCGCGTGCTGCGCGGCGTCGAATTCGCCGTGACCTATCACTGCAACTTCACGTGCAGCCATTGCCTTCGCGACAACCTGATCGGCGACCGCGAGGAACTCACCGCGGACCAGATTGTCGAAACCGCGCGCGCCATCGAGCGCCTCGGCGGCATCTTCATAAACTACACCGGCGGCGAGGCGCTGCTGCGGCCCGACCTGCCCGAGATCATCGAGCGCACCGCGTCGATTCGCGGGCTTTTCGTGAGCCTGGCCAGCAACGGATACATCCTGACCATGGACCGGCTGAGCGACCTGCGACGGCGCGGCCTGTCGATGATGACCATGTCGCTCGACGGCCCGACCGCCGCGATCCATGACGGATTCCGCAAGAAGACGGGGTCGTACGATCGTGTGCTCGCCGCGGTCGATAACGCGAAATCGCTCGGTATCGACGTGTGGCTCAACGCCGTGGTGCGAAGCGACCTCGCGCGGGAAGGGCATCTCGACGATCTCGCGAAGCTCGTGAAGGAACTCGGCTGCATGCTCACGCTCAACCTGCCCTACGCCGTCGGCGGTTGGGAAGGAAAGGACGTGCACCTCACTCCGGATGCTTACGAAGCGTACAAAAGGATGCTCCGGCACTCGTGGGTGCGATGGGAAGGTTCGTCGAACTGGGTGAGCGAGGGCTGTCCCGCCGGGATCGAGAAGCTCTACCTCACGCCCTACGGCGACGTGCTGCCCTGCGGCGCGGTCCACCGAAACTACGGAAACGTCGTCGTTCATGGACTCGAGGCGATCTATCACCGCATGGGCAGCGAGGCCGGATTCGGCACCTGCCGCAAGGGATGCCTCGCCGCCGAGGAACCGCATCGACTGGACGACCTGAAGAACACCGCCACGGTGCCGAAGACCGCGCGCGTCGAGTTTGTCTCCGTGCGTCCGCGCGCGGGCGCGGAGGCGTGACGTCGATGGAAGACCTCGTCGTTCTCGTTCAGCCCGAAACGAACATCCTCGATCGGGCGAAGACGCGGCCGACGCCGCCGCTGCCCCTGCTCGCCGCCGCGTCGCGCGTGGCGCGGCGGACGAAGGTCGCGCTGGTGGACGTGCGCTATGACCGTCGAGGGTGGCGAAAGATTCTGGCGGGGCATCTCGCGCGAAAACCGATCTGCGTCGGCGTGACGTCGGTAACCGGAAATCAGATCCTGTCCACGCTCGAGGTCGTTCGCTACGTGCGATCGGTCTCGGACGTTTCCGTGGTCTGGGGCGGGGTGCATGCGACGCTTTTCCCCGATCAGGTGCTCGGCGAGCCGTCCGTCGATTACGTCGTGCGCGGCGAGGGCGAGGACACCTTCGAAGAACTCGTCGCCGCGCTGTCTGCCGGGAAAGACGTGACGGGCATCCGCGGGCTCAGCCACCGGCGCGACGGGCAGATCGTTCACAACGAGGACCGCCCCTTCGTCAACCTCGACGACCTGCCCGAAGTGCCCTACGAGTTGATGGGCGAAGAGCCGTACTTCTACTCGCAAGGCAAGCCGACGCTCTACGTCGAGACCTCGCGCGGGTGCTTTTCGCGGTGCACGTATTGCTACGTGTCCGGCTTCCACCTGCGACGCTGGCGACCGCAGTCGGCGTCCCGGGTGCTCGAACGATTCGACGGCCTGCGCAGGCGTTGGCCCGTCATTCGCCATCTGTCGCTCGTCGACGACAACTACTTCGGCGAAGTGAAGCGCATGCGCGTCATCAGCGAGGGCCTGATCGAGCGCGGATCGCCGTGGTCGTATCAGGTGCAGGGTGCGCATATCCAGGTCGTGTCGCACCTCAAGATCGACGACTTTCGCCTGCTCGCGCGAAGCGGCTGCGAGCGTCTCGACATGGGTCTCGAATCGGCCTCCACTTCCATGCACAAAATCATTCGCAAACGCATCGATCTCGACGCGGTTCGAAACATGAACCGCATGCTCGGCGAGGTCGGCATCGTGCCGTGGTACAACATCATGGTGGGGTTCCCGGGCGAGACGACCGCCGACCTCGATGCGACACGCGACTACGTGATGCGGCTGCGGGACGAGAATCCCAAGGCGCTATTCTCGCCGTTCTACCGCGTGGTCCCCTACCCCGGCACGGAACTGTTCGCCACCGCGCTCGAAGCGGGTTTCGAACCGCCGCGATCGCTGGAAGGCTGGAAGAATTTCCACTCCGACGGCGCCGACGTGCCGTGGCAGACGCGACGCGGAAAGAAGCGGATCAGCCAGCTGTTTTTCTTGACGATGTTCTTCGATCGCAAGAGCGAGATCTACAACACCAACGCGATCGTGCGGCTGCTCGCACGCATCTATCGGCCCATCGCCGCCATGAGGCTTCGCCGCAACTGGATGCGCCTTATGCCCGAGTATTCGCTCTTCCGCCTCGTCTTCAACGCGTCCTGAACCTCACAGCGCCTTCATCCAGTTCCAGACCGTCCCGGGGTGAAGGTTGAAGATCAGGTTCGATTCGAGCCAGCACGAACTCGCGCACGAGTTGCAACCCTCAAGCAACGGCAGCGATGCGAACGCCGCGGCGAATCCGCCGTCGAAGATCGAGATGCCGTCGTGCGTGGCGCGGTGCCAACCGCAACCGTAGAGCGTGCCGTCGGCCGTGAGTTCACACGACGCGCGCGCCGCGACGCAGCGATATCGCGATGAGGATTCCGCGCTCGTGACATGTGTGTAATCGCGCCACGCCGCGAGTTCCTCGAGATACGCCATCGACGATCCCACCGGCGCTCCGCTCTTCTTCAGGTCGATGATTCGCCGGAGAGCGCGACGAAGGTCCGTCGGTTCGGGCATGAGATCGCCGACGTCATCGGGAGACGGATGAAAGCGTACGCCCTCATCGGTCTGCGTGTGAAGGAGGACGCAGTTGGCCATCGAGCCGTTCCGCCGCGCGCGATCGACGATCCAATCGATCTGATCCAGGTTCCGGCGACAGAGCACCGTGGTGGTCCAAAAGGCGATGCGCCGATCGCGAAATACGTCGACCGCCTCTCGCGATTCGCGCATTGAACGCTCGCCCCGCAGCGCGGTCCGCACCTCGTCGGGACCATCGAACGACAGCATGACGCGGTCGCACGCGGCGAGCGCGTCGGCGTAGCGCGCGGCGGCATACCCGCTCATCGCGACGCTGATAAAGAATCCCATCCGTTTGAGCATCGACACGATCTCGGGAAAATCGTCGCGCAGAAGCGGTTCGCCACCCGTCAGGTTGATGCGCCGCCCGCCGACCAGCCAGGCTTCCCGGGCGACGTCGCGCAGGACATCGAGCGTCAGTCGATCCGGTCGCGCCCGGTCGTACGAGCAATAGAGGCAATGATTCGGGCACCGGTATGTGAGCTGAAGATTCATCGTCAGCGGGGCGCGGTGCGTCTTTGACCATCGAAGGCGAAGCGTGTGTTCGAGAAAGTGGGCGTAGTCCGCGGCCTTCACGATCCATTCTCCGAGTCGGGCGCATCGCCGGCGAAAAAAATGAATTCGTGGTCTCCGGTGTAACCGAACCGCTCGAAGATCCACTCCCATCCGTCCACGGAAAACAGGCTCTCGCACGTGAGTTGCCAGGCGAGCAGGTTTGCTTTTTCGCGCTCGTCGCGCCAGGACTCCACGACAATGAATGCCGCGCCGCGCCCCACGCGTCGGATCTCCCGGAACGCCGTTTCCAGATCGCGGATACCGAGGTTGTGCAGAGTGTTGATCGACAGCACGAGATCGAAGGACGAATCGGAATACGGCAGATTCGTCGCGGTCCCCTCGTCGAGAAATTCCCGCACATGCTCCGGCGCGTGCTCGATCGCGTATCGCGAAATGTCGAGTCCTCGTACGACGAGACCCGGCACCGCGGTCGCGAGTTCGTTCAGCAGAAACGCCTTTCCGCAGCCGATGTCGAGCACCGCTTGCCCGGCGTGAAGACCGTAATGGTTGGCGATCCGCCGCGCGACGCCCTGCCACCGCCCGTCATCGCGAAACCCGCCGTAGCCGAACCTGCGGGCGCCGTCCCAGTAGTCGGCGTCGAAACGCTTGGCGACACGCGCGCACTCGGCCTTGTCGTGCACGGCCACGCGCTCGCGATAGTCGCGCCGCGTCTGCGTGTGAAGCGCCGTGATGAAGTCGAGACGTGCCATGTTTGGGCGATCCTACACGAATTCCGTGTGCGCATGCCCCGCGCCGCGGAAATCGACGAGCGTGGCGATCTTCGCGTCCTGCGCGCAGTGGTGGCGACAATCGACGCCGGGATTGTGCGACAGGATGCGACGATGGGTGCCGGTATCGCGCCACAGATCGACGAACGAGCGGTCGCGCAAGCTCCCGATCAGCCCGGACGTCGTGTACGCCTTGTCCTGACAGGTGTACACGTTGAGATCGGCGCCGATGGCGACCAGCCAGTGGACCATGGGGCATGTCGACTGCGTCGTATGGAACGCCGGCCCCTGCCCATGGGTTCCGATGCGATCGACGATCGCAAACCCGTCCGGCCCGAGATCGCGTTTTGCCCGATCGACCTGCTCACGAAGCACCCGGACGAATTCGTCCAGATACGCCGCGTTCGCTGCGTCGTCCCTGCTGACCACCGCCTCGGAGACCTTCACGTGCGCGACGCCGATGCGCTTCATCCGCGCGAGAAAGTCGTACAGCTCTCCGGCATTCTCCCGAGTCGCGACGAAGTTGATGCCGAGCTCGCACGAGGGACTCTTCGTCCGCGCGAACCGTTCGAGGTTCTCGCACACGTGGTCGAATACGCCAAGCCCGATGCGCCGGGTCTTTGCGTAGGTCGCGGGATCTCCCGCGTCCATGGAGACACGCACCCACGTTGCGCGGCGACCGAGAACATCGGCGATGTCGCCGCCGAGCGCGCTGCCGTTGGTGAGCAACGCGACGCTCACGCCGAGGCTCGCGAGCCGCTCCACCGCGTCGACGATGCGCGGATAGCAGAGCGGATCGCCGCCACCTGAGAACGTCACCGAGCGCACTCCGGCCTCGGCGAGTTCATCCAGCAGACATTCCATCCGCGGCCACGGAATCTCGTCGGGCTCGCGAAACAGCTCCGACATCGGGAGATCGGGGTTTCGATAACAGCAGTACGCGCAGTCGTGATTGCAGCGGTTCGTGGGTTTGAGACGCACGTGAATCGGCGGCGTGACGCGATCGGCCAGCCAGTCCCGCACCTTGTCCGGGAAGTGGAAAAACTTCAGGGCCGAATAGTGATTCACGCCGTCTCCGCCATCAATCGCCACGCCGAGCGGCCGCCGCGTCGAACTCCCGAAGCGCACGAAACACGCGCTCCAGTTCCTCGTCCGTACGGTCGGGTCCGCTGGGGAGTATAAGCCCGGTTTCCGCGAAACGCCGCGCGTTCGGCAACGGATTCATCACTTTCAGATGGGATATCCGGTCGAGCGGAGGGTCTAGCGGCTTCGCCTGAATCCCCCGCCGACGCAGGTGCCGGATCAATTCGTCACGGCGCTCGCACTCGGCTTCGATCCACATGGGCAACTCGCCGCGCTCCAGCTTGGGTCGGCGAAGGCAAACCGACGTCAGCCCTTTCATTTCGATCCGGTAACGACGATGGAGCGCCAACAGGGCTTCTTTCCGCAATTCGATCCGGTCGACCTGCGCGAGCGCCATGGCCGCCTGGACATCCGTGAGCCGGAAGTTGAACCCGAACAACGGAAAACGCCCGGTCGACACCTTCGTCGCGCCGTGATTGCGAATCCGCCGCATCGCTTCAGCCAACACGGGGTCGCTCGTCGCGCAGAAACCGCCCTCGCCCGTCACGATCAGCTTCGTCATGCTCATCGAAAAGCACCCGATTTCGCCGGTCGTCCCGAGATATTGCCCGGCGGCCTGCGAGCCCATCGCCTGTGCGGCGTCTTCGACCAATGAGATTCCGTGGGTTTTCGCGATCCCGGCGAGTTCCGTCATTTTCGCGGAGCGCCCGTTGGGATGCACCGCGATGATCGCGCGCGTTCGATCGGTGATGGCGCGGTTCACCGCGCGCGGGGCGATGGTCGAGCGACCGCCCGATTCGACATCCACGACGATCGGCGACGCCCCGGCAAGGAGCACCGCATTGGCCGTCGCCACGAAGGTGTATCCCGGCACGATCACCTCGTCGCCACGCCCGACGCCGAGCGCGAGCAGGGCCGTCGTCAGAGCCGCCGCGCCGCTGCCGACCGCCACGACGTGGGGGACGCCGAGCCATGTCGCGAGCGCCGATTCAAGCCTTGCGACGATAGGCCCCGTGGATACATGACGCGAAAGGACGGCATCCCGCGCTGCGTCCGCGACCTCGCGTCCCAGATCGATCCACCACCAGGGAATTGTGCGCCGAATGCCGACCGTCATGTCGCCAGCCGCGAAGCACCCCACACGCCGTCTCCGCGCAGCCGTCGATGGAGCCGTTCACGCACGTACAGCCGCGCGATGTCGCGAATCACGCCGACAAGATTCGCCCAGCGAAACGCCTTGGTGCGTTTTCGCGGATCGAAGCGATCCAGGGCGCCGACTTCGACGAATGGCGTACCGCGATCAAGCAGACGCACGAGCATCGCGGCCTGAAACGCGTAACTCGACGAACCGTCGACGGCCTCGCGCGCGAGGTGCGTCGGCATGAGGACCGAGTGGTTGAAGTACCGAAGGCGGTATCCGAAGAGTGCGCTCATGATGAACGTGAACATCCGGGAGATCACGCGGCGAAACGCGGAGCGCTCCCGCGTATTGACGGTAAAGGGAATGACAATTCCAGACCCTTCAGCCGCGCCGAAAATGATGTCGAGCGACGACTCGGTCATGTCGTTGCAGCCGTTCGCGCGCATCACGTAGTTCATCGACGCCAACTGAAGTCCCGTCCGAAACGCGCCGCCGAGACCGCTCGGCGAAGCGTGGTGGACCGCGCGCACACCGGGAAGCCGATGCGCCAGTTCGTCGATCACGACGCCGGTGCGGTCGGAACTCCCGTCGTTCACGACGATGATCTCGACATCGTCGAACCATCGCGACGCCGCGTCGCGGGCGGTCTCCACCGCCGCCCCGACGTTCGATTCCTCGTTGAACGCGGGTACGATGATCGAAATCGACGTTCTCGCCGTGTTCATCATGCTTTCACCGGCCGTGCGTCGGTCGCGATCCGGGCGATTCGTTCCGCGACGGACTCGGCGTCGAGGCCGTGCCTCGCACGCAGACATGGACCCGACCCGATCCCAAGGTTCGCCTCATCCGGCATCGAGAAACGAACGACGCGGCACGATATGCCCGACTCGGCAACGATCTGACTGACAATGGCGTGAAGCCCTCCATACGGGCCGTGTTCCTCGATCGTTGCGATGATGGCGTGCGTCGACGCGATTGCGGCGACGGCATCCCGGTCGATCGGCTTCGGCGTCGGCGCGCTGAAACACGAGACCGAAATCCCTCGCTCGGAGAGTCGCTCACACGCACCCAAGGCCGTCTTCACCATGTGTCCGGTCCCGATCAACGCGATCTTCTCTCCCTCGCGAATGCGAATCAGTCCGCCGATTCGAAGCGCCTCGGGAGTCCGTTCGTGCACGCTCGGCTCGCCCGACTTCGCGAGTCGAAGATACGCCGGTCCGTCATGCGTGGCGATGGCGTGCATCAGGGACTCGACCTCGAACGGGTCGCCGGGGGCGAGCACGGTCATTCCCGGCAAAGCGGACATCGCCCCCACGTCGTGCAGCGAGTAGTGCGTCGGACCTTCCGCGCCATAGGTCACACCCGCGCCGACGCCGACGATCAGAACGGGCAAATGGTGCAGACAGATATCGATGCGGATCTGCTCCAGACACCTGGCGGTGACGAACGGTACGATGCCGTAAAGCACGGGGCGAAAGCCCTCCGACGCCATGCCCGCTGCGAAGCCGATCGCGGCCTGCTCCGAAACGCCGACGTTTAGGAATTGGCCGGGTCGCTCCGCACGGAATTCGTCGAACACGCGAAAGCCGGTATCCGCGGATAGCAGGACCCAGCGCGGATCGGCCGCGGCCAGTCGCTCAAATGCGCGGACGAACGCGGTCCTCACGACGATTTATCCTTATCCATTCGGAGCGCGTCCAACATGGCGGGGGTGATCGAAAAGTAATGTGATTCCAGCCGATCCTCGAGCTCGGGCACTCCACGACCTTTGATCGTGCGCGCGATAACCACCCTCGGCGAATCGTCGGCGTTCGCCTCGAACGCGGACGTGAGCGCGGCGTGGTCGTGGCCATCGCACTGTGTCACGGTCCATGCCGCCGCCTCGAACGCGCGATGGATGAAATCGCCCGGCAGCACGTTCGCGACGCGGTCGTACCCCTGCCAACCGTTGGCGTCCACGACGGCGACCAGATTCGCCATGCGCATCCGTCCCGCCAGCGCCGCGGCCTCCCAGACCGTGCCTTCCCCACACTCCCCGTCACCGAGCACGACGAAGACGCGGCCCGATTCCCCCCGCCTCGTCATCGCCCACGCGATCCCCGCTCCCACGGCGAGACCGTGACCCAGCGATCCCGTCGTCCACTCGATGCCGGGCGCGGTGCCGACCGTCGGATGGCCGGGCAAGCCCGCGTCTTTCATGTAGTTTTCGAGCTGCCGGGCCGGAATCGTCCCGCGAAGAGCGAGCGCGGCATAAAGCGCCGACACGCCATGCCCTTTGCTCAGGATCAACCGATCGCCTCCGACGTTTCCGACACCGGTCATGACGGCGAATTGCAGAACGGCGACGATATCCGCGATCGAGAGCGCCGATCCGACGTTGGGACCGATGCGGTGCATCTCGAGGATGCGATCCCGAATGAACTTCGCCGCATCGCGAGAATTCGACGTCACAGGGGCTCTCCCGCCTCAACCGCGCCAGGTCGGTCCGGTTGCGCGGACTGACGCAGCACCTCGTCGACATCGACCGCGAACTGACCGGCGGACGATGCGATCAGAATCTCGCCGTCGTTCAACGATCGGGTGACGGCCCGGACTCTCGTTCCGATTCGGATCCGGGCCAGGAATTCCAGTCGTTCCGACCGATGGAACGCCAGGGTTCCGTCCAGAAAACTCGGAACGATGAGAAGATCACGCGCGGAATCGTGATAAGCGGAGCGCGGGTAGCGATCGGTTTCGACGGAGTCGATCGTCTCCAGCGAATCATACGACACCTTTTCCACGCGATGCCGCGAATAATAGCTGATATAGAAATAGGACCGATCCGTCTGCGTGATATAGGAAACCACGTCGTCGATGTATCGTTCCCGCAGGACCCGACCATCCAGATCCGTCTTCGTCAACTTTCCTCGAAGCGGGCGCAGACTCGCCTTGTTCGAGCCCAAGAATACGATGGAATTCCCATCCGGAGACCAGATGCAGTCGGTGTTTCGATTTCCGACTTCGATCGCCTTGGCGCTGCGTTGTTCCAGATCGAAATAGACGACGCCGGACGCCTCGTCGAACTGAGCCAGGAATTTCGTCGGATTCCCGGCCGGAAAACCACGAATGTTCCCGCCGGCGAACGTGGGATTCATTCGCCGAAACTCCGGCTCGAACGATGCCACGAACTCCGGTTGCGCATCCGCCGTTCGCATCAACCAAAGCTTGGGACCCGAAAAGAACCAGTAAGCGCGCCGGCCCGCATCCCAAACGGCTTCGTCCGACGGTCGATACGTTTCCGACCGACAGGCGTCCGATCGGCCGGCCCGATAAGCACAAAAGTCCGCAATGTGGTGATAAAAGCGCCAACCATTGCCCGCGCCGTCGTCGATGAAAAAATTGATATCCTGTCGGTCGAAGGAAGCGAGTTGCCGTACGCCCGGCTGCGAAGCGATCTCGGCGGCCGCCTCGGGGTGGGACGCCGAATACGAATGAATGCTCAACGTCCCGATCACGCCCAGACCCGCGATGATCGAGAGGTGCGCCCACCTCGGCGCCGGTGACGAGCGCGCGTTTTCGAGAATCCGGTGAAGTCCCAATGCGGTGGCCAGCAGCAGGGCCACGACGGACATCAGCGACCAAGAGAACTCGTGAAAACATCCATGCGACACGAGGAATGCGGCGAGACAGATGGCGCCGTCGATCATCCACCCGGCGCCACTGCGAATCAGCCGTCCCGAAATCAGGAGCGAAACGGCGACGACGGGAAACACGATTTCGACCCCGGGAAAGAATCGCCGCAGCCACGAGGCGATCGCGATGACGGGCCCCCACGCCAGAACGATCATCACGACGAACGGAAGTACGACTTTCCAACCGTCGCGCGTGGAGAAGCAACTCGCGGCGAAGAACACGCAGGCGACGGCCAGAGCGCCGCAAAGCACCCGGGCGTAAGGATACTTGATCGCGACGAGTCCGAGGTAGCACGGCAAAACCGGGACGACCCAGAGCAGCAACGTGAGCGAGAGGCGGGTCAGCCTTCGCTTTCCGTCCCCCGTCAACACGCGTCCCCCGAGGCGAATCGGAACCGGTCGCCTCGACAAATCTCAGATGAAATCATCGTGCGCCAATGGATTCTGAAGTCGCCAGAGGTACCGGTTCGATGCGTGCATCCGGCAGACGTCGCGGCAGCGCGCGAGGTCCAGTCGATTCTCGACAAAATCCACAACGTTCTTTCGTCGATCGGACTCCCAGATCGCGGACATCGACTGGCTGTTCAGGTCGCCGACGAAAAAGTCGTTGTCCCCCGCGAACACGTTGCACTCCCACACCCGTCCGTCCGCGCCGACGAAGTTCAGGAAGTGTGTTCCGTGGCACTGGGCGTAGGGTTTCTCGCGTCCGGTCTGACGAGCCGATTCGATGCGGGCGATGACGGAAAAGGATTCGGTCGCGAGCGGCGCGATCCGCGCCGCGAGTTCTTCGAACACTTCGAGGTCGGTCGCGATTCCTCGCATGGACTTCGGATGTTCGGAGTAAGGTTTGAGACTGAAATAATCCGCGCCCGACTCGCGCGCGCGAAGGACGAAACGTTCAACGTCGTGCGGTCTCTGGTCGAGCAGGACGAGTTGGACTCCGATCGTCACGGCCAGTTCGAGCGACCGCTTTCGCGCGACGGCCGCCTCGAAGTTCGCCATGACCTTCGCGAAGTCCGACGGCCGCGTCCGGTGCATTCGGGCGTATTCGAGCGGATGTGAACCGTTGATCGAAAATCGGATCCACTTCAGGTCGTCGATCAATCCGATCCCCGCGTCGCGCAGGCGGCGGCCGTTCGTCGTCACCGACGCGCTCATGCGCTTCGACGCCCGCTCGATCAGTTCCGCCGCGTTCGGGTGCAGAACCGGCTCGCCGTGCCCGCTGAACATGATCGAACGGTTTCCCATCGATGCGAGTTCGTCGATCGTGCGGGATGCGAGGTCACGATCCATGAATCGGGCCGGTTTGTTGACGAGGTGTTCCACCCCGCAAAACCGACACGCGTGGTTGCAGGCCGTCGTCAGTTCGAATTCGGTGTAGATCGGCGCGGGCGTCCGACCCGTCCGGAGCCACTCGGCGACGCGCTCCGGGAACAGGCTCAGGCGCTGCGCGTCGAAAGCGGTGTCGAATGACGGGCCCTGTTCCGGTCGAGCGTCCGCCGGGACCGGCGCGGTCGCGTCGCGCGACGACATCACTCGACCTCCCGGATTTCGACGGACGTATGGCCGAACTCCTGAAAGCGGTTCGTCTTGATCTTGACATCGCACGGGTGGCACGAACCGAAGGCGTCGCAAGGCGCGAACGCATCGGACAGTCGAAGATCCGCATCGAGAATGTGACCGCGCGGATTGCGCCGGGCGTACAGATCCGCGTGACAACGATACACGTCGCCGTTCGGATCAATCAACAGCTCGGACGGCCGGCAGCGCACGGAACGCCGTTCGCCGGTCATGGCGTCCGCATATCGATAGGTTCCGAGTGTCCGCCCGCGATGCGACCCGAGAAATTCCTTCGTGCGGATATCGATGGCCATCTTCGCGCATGTCTCGTAAGCGCGCCGATTCGCGTCGGCATGCGCCGGATGGTCGATCACATAGACGCCGACCGGAAATCCGGCATCGATCAGCGTTCGCACCGACGAGAGCAAGTCGTCCAACCGGCTCTGCGTGGGGTGGTAAGACACCCGGATGGAGGCGTACGGGGCCCTGCGCCGGAGGCGATCGGCGGGCACGGTCTTCACGAATCGGCGCACATCGAAGGACAGATTCGTCAGGATGTCGATGTGCAGGTCGTCACGAAGACCGAGAATGATTTCCAGAAAATCGGGATGCAAGCTCGGCTCGCCGCCTTGAAGCGTGACCGGAAGATCGTCCGGCAGCCGCAGTCGGTTGAGTCCCTCGACCCACTGCGAGCCCGTCAGTCCGAATGTGCCTTTCCACAGCCTGACGCGGGATTTGCCGACCGTGTTGATGCAGTAGAAGCAGCTCTTGTTGCAATCGAG
This genomic window contains:
- a CDS encoding radical SAM protein, translating into MSSRDATAPVPADARPEQGPSFDTAFDAQRLSLFPERVAEWLRTGRTPAPIYTEFELTTACNHACRFCGVEHLVNKPARFMDRDLASRTIDELASMGNRSIMFSGHGEPVLHPNAAELIERASKRMSASVTTNGRRLRDAGIGLIDDLKWIRFSINGSHPLEYARMHRTRPSDFAKVMANFEAAVARKRSLELAVTIGVQLVLLDQRPHDVERFVLRARESGADYFSLKPYSEHPKSMRGIATDLEVFEELAARIAPLATESFSVIARIESARQTGREKPYAQCHGTHFLNFVGADGRVWECNVFAGDNDFFVGDLNSQSMSAIWESDRRKNVVDFVENRLDLARCRDVCRMHASNRYLWRLQNPLAHDDFI
- a CDS encoding transketolase, with protein sequence MTSNSRDAAKFIRDRILEMHRIGPNVGSALSIADIVAVLQFAVMTGVGNVGGDRLILSKGHGVSALYAALALRGTIPARQLENYMKDAGLPGHPTVGTAPGIEWTTGSLGHGLAVGAGIAWAMTRRGESGRVFVVLGDGECGEGTVWEAAALAGRMRMANLVAVVDANGWQGYDRVANVLPGDFIHRAFEAAAWTVTQCDGHDHAALTSAFEANADDSPRVVIARTIKGRGVPELEDRLESHYFSITPAMLDALRMDKDKSS
- a CDS encoding radical SAM protein, which produces MASPLAHRDTPGELTPEVLPARFNYVGVFLTLDCNKSCFYCINTVGKSRVRLWKGTFGLTGSQWVEGLNRLRLPDDLPVTLQGGEPSLHPDFLEIILGLRDDLHIDILTNLSFDVRRFVKTVPADRLRRRAPYASIRVSYHPTQSRLDDLLSSVRTLIDAGFPVGVYVIDHPAHADANRRAYETCAKMAIDIRTKEFLGSHRGRTLGTYRYADAMTGERRSVRCRPSELLIDPNGDVYRCHADLYARRNPRGHILDADLRLSDAFAPCDAFGSCHPCDVKIKTNRFQEFGHTSVEIREVE